GCGGTCCCGCCCCCCACTTAAAGAGTGGGGGGCTAAATAGGACATCACTGCTGCACGGACAGCATACTCTGCCAGTAAGTCCGGCAGACTATGCTGCAGCGATAGAACGACTTGGCTGAACAATTGACTTTTCCTTCACCCAAGCACGGAATGGGCCTCAGTTGTGTTAAGAATCGTTTGCGTGGGTACACGCAAACCATGGCATACGAGTAGTACTGATTCTGAATAATTCTAATTCGGTGACCAACCACTATGGCACTTGATAAGTCTGGAAAATGGTGGAAGGGCAGCACAGCAGCGGATGCCCTCGAGTATTTGAACGAACTCGAGCCCGGCGGCTACTCCGTCGATGAAGTGCTTCCGCAATCCTGCGCATGTGGTTGTGTTACTTTTCAAGTTTTTCGAAACGATAATGAACTGAGTTACTTGGTTTGCAGCGAATGCCGTACCAAGTCATTTGTGACTGATTCGGAACAACACGATGAAGGCGAAACCTACGAGTTAATCAAGTGCTCTTGCAAGAATAAACGAATGCGGGTTTTCTTAGGCGTTCACAGCATCAGTGATAAAGAAGTCGCTAACTGGATGAGCATTTGTACGATTTGCGACAAATGTAAGGTCATCGGAAGTCCGCTTGATTGGGAGTTCGATACCGAGAAGTCGGATGAAACCTATGCCAAGCACACGCGCCCTCTAAACCCCCAATCCTAGCGGGATGAACTATCGCTTCACCTCCTGCAACATCGTAGGCATTCCCGCCTGGCCTAGCACCATGCGCAAACAGGTGTACGCTGCCTCGGTTACCTGTACAGGTTTCATCTTCCATATTTCCGGGTTCATGATCTCAGCGGTGACATAACCCTGGTAATCAATGTGCTTCAGGTAGTCGATCATGGGCTGAAGTACGAAGTCCCCCTCGCCGGGAAATATACGGTCAGCGTCGGCAGCTAATTCCCTGGCAACGCCTGAAAGATCACAGAGTTGCACCGCGAAGAGATTTTCGTTGTTCAAGAGTGCCAGGTCTTCGAGCTTGCTCGGACCGGTGTAATAATGAAAAGCATCCAGGCAGATGCCCAGGTTAGGCGATTGAATCGAAGAGACCAACGCGACAGCAGTGGGAATGGAAGAACACCAGCCGGAGTTGCTTCGAAACTCCAGAGCGAGTTTTACATCAAACGATGAAGCCAGTTCGGCCGCCTGGACCAGGCCGACCTGAGCCCGCTCCAAGGCCTGCGGTTCCAGTGTTTCCACCACATCCGGGACGATGGCCAGCGTTTGAATACCAAATTCCTGACAGAGGCTTAGTCGTCGCTGAAGTTGATCAAAGAGCGTTCGACGGGCTTCGCCTTGTGAGAACATCAAGCCACCCTGGTAGGCAGCTCCAATGAATGAAACGTTACGATCCTTCAGCAGTTGTTTGATAGCTGATGGCTGTGCCCACGCGCCTTTGCCCTGCAGGTAGTCTTCCAGTTTGGTAAGCCAGACTTCCAGATACTGGCATCCAGCATCAGCGCACGAGGCAATATCGTCGGCCAGGGTACCGTTCAATGTTGTCACGCTGCTGAGACTGACTTTCATGGTGCGACCTTTTCAGGTTTTGTTTATTGAGTGAGCGTTTTCAGAGTAGGTATCAATCCATCAGTCCAAATAAAGAATCTGGTCTCAGGCCCAACGGGCCAGGATAACTCAGCCCAGGGCACCGCCCTGGGTGAATAAGCCAGATGCAGAATAAGCCCTGAAAGGGCGAGACAAACGCATGCGAATGATTGTTATCCCGCCCCGTTGGGGCTGAAACAAGGAGATGTACTACATAGCAACCTCAGCCACCATCTGGTTTCCACCCACTTTCAATTTGCTCGTCAGTATCCATCTTATCAAATCCTTTGCTGCTATCTTCACGTGCTGACATCGTGTATCGTGTACCCTTTACACCATGAACCGGAATGAACCATGTTATCACGTCGGCGCTGGGTGCAGACTATTGCAGGAATGGGGATTGGCACCACCACGTTTCAGCGGGCATTGGCTGCACAGACAGGCAGTCAGCCTCGTGCCAATGTTACCCCCGAGATGATTCAGCAGGCGGAATGGATTGCAGGCATCACACTGACTGAAGACGAACGCAAACGCCTTGCCGGAATGATGACTTCACAACTGCAGTCGTTTGCTTCCATGCGGCAAGTGAAGTTGGAGAATGACATTCCGCCGGCACTGGTGTTTCAGCCTACGGCTTCACATACCGGGCAGCGGGAACTGGGAAGCATCAGCCTGGCGATGCCACGGCATGTCAGCAAGCCGAGAGCGGAAGATGACCTGGCATTTGCTTCCATGATCACCCTGAGCCACCTGATTCGCACCAGCCAGATGAGTTCACAGGAGCTTACTCAGTTTTATCTGAAGCGATTGAAGAAGTATGATCCGAAACTGCTGTGTGTCGTCAGCCTGACTGAAGACCTGGCCATGAAACAAGCCGAGCAGGCGGACCAGGAAATAGCACAGGGAAAATACCGTGGGCCTTTGCACGGCATACCCTGGGGCGCCAAAGATCTGATTGCCTATCCGGGTTACAAAACAACCTGGGGTGCCGGACCGTACAAAGAACAAACTCTCAATACCAAAGCGACGGTTGCACGCAAGCTGGAAGAAGCCGGCGCTGTCATGATTGCCAAGCTCACGCTTGGAGCCTTGGCGATGGGCGATGGCTGGTTTGGCGGCATGACGCGCAACCCGTGGAACATCAAGCAGGGGTCATCGGGTTCATCCGCAGGCTCAGCATCAGCAACCTCGGCAGGCTTGGTCGGTTTTGCCATTGGAACCGAAACACTCGGCAGCATCGTGTCGCCTTGCACTCGTTGCGGAGTCACCGGTTTACGCCCCACGTTTGGCAGAGTCAGCAGGCATGGCTGCATGGCGCTTGCCTGGAGTATGGACAAGATCGGCCCGATTGCTCGCACCGTGGAAGATTGTGCATTCATCTTCAATGCCATACAAGGTATTGATGCCGATGATCCGAGTACCGTAGACCGTGGATTTACTTACCCCTCTCCCAAGCCGCTGCGATCCATGCGGGTGGGGTATGTTGCCAGCAGCAAATCGATTGATGAGCGGGAAGAGTTGCGAACACTTCGCGATCTCGGTGTTGAGCTGGTTCCGATCAAGATCCCTGCTCAATCGCGAGTCATGCCTTTGTTCACGATACTGACAGCCGAGGCTGGTGCCTGTTTTGATGAACTCACACGTAAAGGAATCAAGGAAGGCATAGGCACCTGGCCTGGAACGTTCCAGCAGGCACAGATGATTTCTGCAGTGGAGTATTTGCGTGCCAACCGTATCAGAACCCAACTCATGCGGGAAATGGACGACATCATGAAAGACATTGACCTGTATGTCGCAGGCAATGACCTGATCCTGACTAACTTCACCGGCCATCCTCAGGTAGTCATGCCTTTCGGGTTCAACAAAAGTTCTGATGGGACCGAAACGCCGAAGGCCATTACCTTTACCGGCCGGCTATTTGGCGAAAGTGAACTGCTCACGGTAACGAACGCATTTCAGCAGAAAACCGGATATCACCTGCGCCGACCATCGCTGCCGAGTTGAACTGCGGTATAATGTTCGTTGTCGATTGCCGAGGGAATTGCGATGTACCGGCGAAACATGGTTCCATTTCTGCTGGCAATTTGCACCTCAGCATTGATTGGTCTGAGTGCACAGTCAGCCGACGAAGAGTATCGGCTGGAGATGCTGGGCGTGGTTGATACCAGCCAGTTTCCGGAAGTGGGCATCAAGTTTCGCATTCTGAACAGCAAGGGTGAGCCTGCCAAAGAACTGCCTCGTGCAGATATTGTGGTGTATGAAGATGGCAAAGAAGTGCATCGCATTAAGCCGAAAATTCTTCGCGAAGTGCCTTCGTCGGCCATGCTGGTATTCGATACTTCAGGTAGCATGGCCAGGCAGGAAAAACTGGCGGAAGCACAACGGGCCTCCACGATATTTCTTGATCAGCTGCACCCTGACACACATTGCGGGCTGGTGCTGTTTCACCATGAACCGTATGGCCGCTATGCAGCCCGGAAAGACCGTGGAGCTCTGTTCCAGGCCATCAGTGAGTGCCAGGCTGCGGGCGGTACAGCCTGCTTCGATGCCATCAAAACTGCTTTGAATGAAATGGATCAGGATGGCCGAGACAAGCGGCATGCCCTGGTCGTGATGACCGATGGCCGTGATGTGAACAGCAAAGCCAAACTGGATGAAGTGATTCAGCTTGCCAAATCGCTCGAAACACCCGTTCACACCATTGGACTCGGCGAAGCGGGCAGGCAACAACCGGTACGCACTTTGCTTGTCCTGGATCGCAGTGGCAGTATGTCAGACCGCAACAAGATGACTGGCCTGAAGCGGGCTGCCTTACGGTATATCGATCTGTTGCCTGAACAGGGTGCGGAGACTTCGCTGATTTCATTCAGTTCGTCGGTTTCATCAGCTGAGGAATTCAGTGCAGATAAAGCAACATTGAAAAGCAAGATACAGTCGCTGCAGCCTCGAGGCGACACAGCAATCTATGATGCTTTGTGGGATGCATTGGAAACCATGAACGCTGCACGTGTTGCCGGTGCAGGCAAACCACCCAGACAGGCGCTCATCCTGCTGACCGATGGCCTGGATAATCGCAGCAGGCATCATCCCAATGATATCGTTGAACGAGCCAAGCAGGATGATGTCCGCATCTATACGTTGGGACTGGGTACCGGTCGGGAAATCGACAAGAATGTACTTCAAGGCCTGGCAGATGAAACCGGTGGGCAGTTCTTCCATATCGAATCGCCTGATAAGCTCACCGAGGTCTTCGAAGAACTTTCCATTGCACTTCATGATGATGGCATTGATGAACAGGCCTTGCAACGGCTGGCTGCCTCCACCGGCGGGCAGTACTACCATGTGCGGGAAATAGGCAAACTGAAATCGGCATTCGAGCAACTGGCGGCAACCGTTGAAAACACTCACAGTATCAAATTCCTCAGCCAGCGAGCCAGGCAGGATGGCACCGCTCGTGGAATCGAGATTAAACTGGGTTCACTCACTTCAACGCAGGCTGGTTATGCCACGCATGGCTTGTTGACACCCCAGAGTCATTCGGGGTTGTACCTCACTGGATTAATCCTGCTGCTGGTCATGATGCTCTTGCCCATGCTCTGGCGGTCGCGGACGGTTTAGGAGCCAATTGATAAACCGTGGCAAGGTTATTCGGTACTCCGAATGACCCTGTTGTTCTGCGATAACACCTTAGCCTCGCAGGGTGATGCATGAATACATGCATTAACCCTGCTACAGCTAACCAGTTCTTCAAAAGAAACGCCTGCTCCGGAGATGAAGTGAATGCTGTTGCATTGACGGAGATGTGTTACCACCTCATCAATCAGATTGCGGTTATCAGAAGACATAATCTCTTCAATTCAACATGGATACATCCAGAATCCACAGTTTATCATGCTTGTATTCAAAATGGAAATGACGGATACTGGCCATTGAAATGATGAAAAGAAATTGAGCAATGGCATGACAACCGAGAGCCTTTACGAACTGTTGATCAAAACACCATCAGCTGAGCGAGAAGCAGTGCTGGATCGGATTTGTGCCGGTGATCCGGTACTTCGAGCCAAAGCGAATGCTTTAATGGAACAAGAATCGTCAACACCTGATGTTGTTCAAGCGTTAACCCAGGAAATGACTTCCGGGTTTGAAACGGGAGAATTCAAAGCAACGTCCGGCCCGATTCCTGGGCAAGTCATCGCCGGTCGATATACGCTGATTGAACGAATCGGTGAAGGGGGCATGGGCGAAGTCTGGGTAGCCAGGCAGACTGAACCGGTGAAACGCAAGGTTGCTATCAAGCTTATCAAGGCAGGTATGGATTCCAGGCTGGTTCTGCAGCGGTTCGAGCAGGAACGGCAGGCCCTGGCCATGATGGATCATCAGAATATTGCCAAAGTACTGGATGGTGGATTGACACAGGATCGTCATCCGTTTTTTGTGATGGAACTGGTGCATGGTCAACCCCTCACTAAATTCTGTGATGATGCCAAACTGGGTATTCGGGAACGGCTGGAAGTGTTCATTCCTATCTGCCAGGCAGTGCAACATGCACATCAGAAAGGGATTGTGCATCGCGATCTGAAACCTGGGAATATTCTGGTATCTGTCCATGATGGTAAACCAGTTCCCAAGGTTATTGATTTTGGTGTGGCCAAGGCCACCAGTGGTCGATTGACTGACGATTCGCTTTCCACACAGTTTGGTGCCGTGGTAGGCACGCTCGAATATATGTCACCAGAACAGGCTGGCTTGACCGGCGAAGATATTGATACCAGGTCTGACATCTATTCTCTGGGAGTACTGCTCTACGAATTGTTAACCGGTTTCCGCCCGATTGATGCCAGGCGACTCAAGAAAGCAGCGTTGACGGAAATGATTCGCATGATCAGGGAAGAGGAGCCTTCCAAACCATCGACCAGGTTCTCGACCGATGAATCGGCTCCCTCGATGGCTGCATTGCGTCATACCGAGCCAAGAAAGCTGGTAAGTCTCCTGCGAGGTGAACTCGATTGGGTGGTGATGAAGTGCCTGGAGAAAGATCGCAGTCGTCGATATGAAACAGCCAATGGCTTGTCTCTGGAACTGCAGCGGTATCTGGCCGGCGAAACGGTCATGGCTGCTCCTCCGAGTACGATGTATCGATTGCAGAAGTTCATCGCCCGGAACCGGGTAGTCGTTCTGGCCAGTGGCGCTGTCGCTGCAGCGCTATTGGCTGGCATAATTGGATTTGCATGGCAGGCAAACCTTGCAAGGAAAGAGCGTGACGCCGCCATCGTGGCACAGCAATCCGAAGCGGAACAACGTCGTCGGGCCGACGAGCAGAAGGCAGCCGCTGAAGCCCAGAGAGCACGTGCAGAATCGGCAGAAGCTGAAGCAAAACGCCGTGCGGAAGAGTTGGAGAAAGTTGCTGAGTTTCAGGGGAAAATGCTTTCGCAGGTTAATCCCGCCCAGGCAGGAACACGGCTTTCAGAAGATGTTCGCACGCGATTCAATGCTTCGTTATCCAAGACTGGTGTCTCGGAAGCGGAACAGAAATCGCAACAGGAAATGTTCGCAAGTCAGTGGAGCAGGGTAAATACCACCGATGCAGCTCTGGATCTGATTGACCAAACCATTCTCAAGCCCGCGATAGCAGCTATCGACAAGCAATTTGTGGATCAACCCGTCGTGTCAGCTAATTTGAAGCATGTTCTGGCGGAGAGGTACCACGACCTGGGATTGAACCAGGCTGCCATGACACTGGAACATCAGGTACTGGCAGAACGGCAACGTGTACTGGGTGTGGATCATCCCGATACTCTGATTTCCATGGGTAACCTGGGGGTGTATCTGAATGCCCTGGATAAGCGTAAAGAGGCAGAGCCATACTATCGGGAAGCCCTGGAAAAGAGCCGTCGGGTGCGAGGGGATGATCATCCCGAAACGCTGGTCTGTATTGCCAATATGGGATCGATGCTTCGCGTCAATGGAAAATTCAGTGAGGCTGAAGTGTTATTTCGCGAGGCTCTGGATAAAAGACGCCGAATTCTGGGTGAAGAGAACCCTGAAACGCTGACATCGCTGGATGATTGGGGAATGCTGCTGAAAGATCAGGGTAAGTTGAACGAAGCAGAACCCTATTATCGAGAGACTTTAGAAAAACGACGTCGAGTCCTGGGAGAAGATCATCGCGATACGGTACGATCGGCCAATAATCTCGCCACCTTGTTGAAAGACCAGGGAAAACTCGAGGAATCGATCACGTACTTCAGGCAGATAGTGGAGATTCGTCGAAAAACGCTTGGCGATGTTCATCCGGACACGCTTCGGGCCATCCAGAACCTTGGTGCTGTATTGAATAGCAACGGTAATAACAACGAGGCAGAAGCCCTGCTCCGCGAAGCACTGGCCAGTCAACGCCGCATACTGGGTACCGATCATCACAGCACCCTTACCACCCTGGGAAACCTGTCGGTTCTGATGATCGGTCAGAACAAGCTGGCTGAGGCAGAACCCTTGTGCAGGGAAACGCTGGAACGTCGACGACGACTCCTGGGTGACAATCATCAGGAAACGCTGATAGCAAACAATGTGATGGGTCTTGTGCTGGCACGGCAGAAAAAGGAAACCGAGGCAGAACCGTACTGGCGAGACACCATGACTATCAGCCAGCGTGTACTGGGGCCTGCCCATCCCGACACCATGATCTATACCCATAATCTGGCCAGACTTATGGCTGATCAGAACAAGAATGACGAAGCAGAAAAGCTCTATCGCGAAGTCGTTCAACGTGGTGGACCTGCTATCGGGGCCGGGCATCCTATCGTCATGAGTGCCACCCGGCATCTCAGCAGTCTGCTGTTGCAGCAGAAACGGTATGCTGAAGCCGTTGAACTTCTGACCCAGGCAGAACCGGCGGCCCGCAAGTCGCTAACGGGCGCCAATGAACGAACCCTGGCAGCCTTGATTGAAAATCTGGGAAGGGCCCGGACACGCTTGGGACAGTTTACAGCCGCTGAAGCCAATATTCAGGAGGCCCATGCCCTTTACCTGAAGTTACGTGGACCTGAAAGTACTGAGATACGAAACTGCATGAAACTGTTTGTTGAATTCTACCAACTCTGGGATAAGTCCGAGCCGGGCAAAGGATATGACACTCGAGCAGCAGACTGGCAGAAGAAGCTCGATGCCAGCCAGCCAGCGGGAAAATCTGCTGAGAAAAAATAATTCAGTCTGATGCTGTTTCCCCCGATTTTACGCTCTTGTGTGTAGGAACATTACAGGTTGATACGGACAATGAGCATGGGTAAGGCAGCATTATGACTCCCGATAATCTTCTGCCTCAGGTTTACGGTGAGTTGCGTAAGCTGGCAGCTTCCAAGCTCAAATCCGAGCAGCCGGGCCAGACGCTTTCCGCCACGGCCTTGGTTCATGAAGCATGGCTGCGACTTTCCGAGGCATCAGTGGATTTCCAGGATCGGACACATTTCTTCCGAACTGCAGCCACTGCCATGCGTCGCATCCTGATGGATCGGGCACGTGCGAAGTCGACGAAGAAGCGGGATGGTGGCATGCGCGTAACGCTGGATGATCCGCCGGATCGAATGCCCGATGAGCAACTGCTGGCGATTGATGAAGCTATTTCAGCCTTGGCAGTGGAGAAGCCTGATCATGCCAAACTGGTGGAACTCCGATTTATCGTCGGATTGACGGGAGACGAAGCTGCAGAAGTCATGAGCATTTCACCCGCCACCGCAGACCGCATGTGGCGATACGCCCGCGCCTGGCTTCAGGTACACTTGGAAAAATAGTAATCAGATGTAGACGCGGCTTCCAGCCGCGTCACCGGATGTTGGAGTACATCACTAAACTTGGCTGATGGAACAGTCCTGCTGTCTCTCGGTTGGTCGAGATAATTCCCATTCTCCGCTGACGCGGCTGGAAGCCGCGTCTACTACTCTTACTAGTTATGCAGAAATCCCCGCCAGAATCCCTTCCATTTCCTGATAGGCATGATGATCTGCCTGCTTGAAGGCTGTCTGCATGCCCATCGTGAGCATTGCCTTGGCTTCGTCCAACCGATCAGCCTTGATGAGCAGTTGCCCGACTTGAAGGAATCCTGGAACATACTCAGGGTTGGCCAGCAGCAGCGACTGTAATTGTTCAATTGCTCCGGTTGTATCACCCGCGGATTCCATTTCCATCGCCAGGGCATATCCCAGGAACGGATCGTTCGGCTCATCAGCCAGCAGAGATTGCAACTGTGACAGTCGGGAAGAGTTGGACATTTTTTCTCCGTAGGGTGTTGTGGCAGGCAAAGTTGACTCGAAACGTACGGGCATTATAGGCGGCATGTTGTGCGTTTTAGTTAAGATTCTCGTCACCCGCTGAAAACCCGCAGAACTGAAGTAAAACCCAGACTATGGCTATGAAGGAAAAGGGGCATCGAGGACGAAATTCACTTCAGTATCGGCTCCGCCACCAAACGCCGTTCACTCTTCATATAGCGATGCTTCCATGAGTTTATCATCCCGCCGTCGCTCGTTCACCTGGGTTCTCTTCCTCATTGTTTCCCTGGCTGTTCACGAGCCAGTCTTCGCGGGCGAACCGGAATCGGTGCCAAGCCGACGCAATGCCATTGTCAGCGTGGTGGAAAAGAGCAAGGCATCGGTAGTCAATATCCACAGCGAACGGATGACCGCCATCCCCTATGGCGATCGCAGCATGGGTGGTTCCAGTGGTCGTTCCAATGGCATGGGTACTGGTATCATCCTCGATCCTCGAGGCTACATCGTCACCAATTTCCACGTGGTCGATGAAGTGACCAAACTGCAGGTCAGGCTTAATGGCGAGGAAGAGCGATACGACGCCGTGGTGGTTGCTAAAGACAAGGAATCCGACCTGGCGGTCATCAAGATCAATGCGAAGAAACCTCTGCCGGTTATCAAGCTTGGCACATCGAGCGATCTGATGGTTGGCGAAACGGTCATCGCCATCGGCAACGCTTTTGGGTATGAACATACCGTCAGCATGGGAATTGTTTCTGCACTCGGTCGCGATGTCGTATTAAATAAGGAAGTCAATTACAAACAACTGATCCAGACCAACGCCAGCATTAATCCCGGCAACTCAGGTGGGCCACTGCTGAACATCGATGGCGAACTGATCGGCGTCAATGTGGCTATTCGTGCTGGTGCCCAGGGTATCAGTTTTGCCATTCCGGTAGACAGCATGCTGGAAACCGTGAGTGACTTGCTCGCCCGTTCACGTCGTCATGCTTTCCCGACTGGTTTGCAGTATCGGGATAAGGTCTTTGTCGCTCAGAATCCCTGTCGGGCTTTGGTGGTTGAAAAGGTACAGGGAAACAGCCTGGCTGATAAAGCGGGTCTGAAAACGGGTGACACGATTCTCACTGTCAATAACCAGTCGATTGCCTGCGGTCTCGATTTTGAACGTGCCTTGCTCGAAGCCAAACCTGGTGAAAAGCTGGCGGTGAAATATCGCCGAGGCAAGGAAGAGAAGCAGGTGGAATGGGCGTTTGAATCCAAAGCTGACCTGACGCAGGCTGATCCACTCTGGCGGGAACTGGGCCTGAAACTGACGACTACCGACAGCGAATCGATCACCCGTTTGTATGCACACCTGCATGGCGGCATGCTGGTGACAGAAGTGTTGAGCCAGGGGCCTGCAGCCAAGGCGGGTATTCAAGCAGGTGATATTCTGGTTGGATTGCAGAACTGGGAAACCTGCAATTTCGACAATGTGAACTACGTACTGAACCACGAGAACTATGCAAACTTCAAACCCCTGCAGTTTCACATCATCAGAAAAGGTCAACTGCATCGAGGCAGTTTTGTGAAAGAGTAAGGTTACCAAACTGGGTACCTACCCATAAGTGTTAGCAGGCTTCTGTACAAGTAGAGGGGATAAGATATAGTGAGATGTGGCTAGCGGAATTCCAATGAGGCAGCAAGCCATGTTTCGATACTTGTCGATGTTGATAATCCTCACAGCAGGATGTTCCTCAGGATACCTTACTCAGCCTGTCAAAGTGCCAACAAAGACCAGGCCATTTTCTACTTTAATAGGTTCGCAATCTGCAAGAAGTGGTAGAGTTACGCCTTATGTTCGTTCTGAATTAGAGTCCATGCTGTTGGGTAAAACCGAAATAGAAGTAGTTGGAAAACTAGGAAATCCAAACAGAAAGACCGAAAAAACATGGGTGTATTCAGACCCATCCAAAGATTTGAAAAGCGGAAAAGTAACGTATTCCTTCTCCTTGCATTGGAACTCGGGAAAGGTCGAAAAGATTACCTATGAATGATTGAACTACTATTGCTCAGTTTGAGTAAGCTACTTCTTCTTCATCGCCCGTCGGGTCGCACCAATCATTCCGAACAAGGATTTGGTTCGCTGCCAGAATGTTGGACTGTGATCCCAGCGCAGCATCTGACTGAGAACTTCATCGTTGGTGACGGGTGAACTCCCCATCGGGTCAAAGTGAGGCCGCCAGGAATTGGTGCGATAGCTGAACACCTGGGGTACTGTCATTTCCAGCAACCCTTCGGGGCCGTGCGTCACTCCCCAGCCACTTCGGCCTACGCCACCAAATGGAGTTGCAGGGTGGCCCACTGCTGCCACGATGTCATTGACCGTAACTAATCCACACGGAAGCTGAGCAGCAATGGTGCGTGCCTGTTGTCTGTCTTGAGTAAAGATTGACATGGCCAGACCATAGTCAGATTGCCTGATGCCCTGGATGGCGTCGTTGACATCCTGATAGGGAATCAGCATAGCTACCGGTGCAAACAGTGCTTCCTTGCAGATTTCCATATCGGGGCGAACCTGGGAGAGAATCACCAGTGATTGAACCGCATCCTCAAGGTTGCCTTGAGCAGGGATCAGCACTTTGCCACCCCGCGATTGTGCCTGTTCCACCAGACGCTTGATCAATGTCGGTTGAGAAGACATCGCGAGCGGTCTGGAGGAGGCATTTTTTTCATGCAACTTCAACAGCTTTTGTTCGATGTCTCCCAGCAGATTCTTGGGA
The DNA window shown above is from Planctomycetia bacterium and carries:
- a CDS encoding trypsin-like peptidase domain-containing protein, whose protein sequence is MSLSSRRRSFTWVLFLIVSLAVHEPVFAGEPESVPSRRNAIVSVVEKSKASVVNIHSERMTAIPYGDRSMGGSSGRSNGMGTGIILDPRGYIVTNFHVVDEVTKLQVRLNGEEERYDAVVVAKDKESDLAVIKINAKKPLPVIKLGTSSDLMVGETVIAIGNAFGYEHTVSMGIVSALGRDVVLNKEVNYKQLIQTNASINPGNSGGPLLNIDGELIGVNVAIRAGAQGISFAIPVDSMLETVSDLLARSRRHAFPTGLQYRDKVFVAQNPCRALVVEKVQGNSLADKAGLKTGDTILTVNNQSIACGLDFERALLEAKPGEKLAVKYRRGKEEKQVEWAFESKADLTQADPLWRELGLKLTTTDSESITRLYAHLHGGMLVTEVLSQGPAAKAGIQAGDILVGLQNWETCNFDNVNYVLNHENYANFKPLQFHIIRKGQLHRGSFVKE